From a single Calothrix sp. NIES-2098 genomic region:
- a CDS encoding phosphoglucomutase/phosphomannomutase yields the protein MSASSKSSKIKFGTDGWRGIIADDFTFPNVRKVTRAIASYLETAYSKDRPVLVAYDTRFLADQFAQTAAQVLADLGWTVKVTDRDCPTPVIAYNARHLNSAGALMFTASHNPAPYCGIKYIPDYAGPATPEITDTIVANIESASDEPPSGSPSGSISIFDPKPDYLQFIYTLIDVEKIKSAQLKVKYDALYSTSRGYLDEVLQQSGVQLESFHTWRDVLFGGGMPEPKGEQLVELVEAVRTDKADLGLATDGDSDRFGIVDEQGNVLTPNTVLLLLARHLIKNKGKSGAIVRTVATTHLLDNFAAKYGLPIYETAVGFKYIGEKMRETTVLIGGEESGGLSVIGHIPEKDGVLADMLVAEAIAYEGKPLSQLVKEAIAEADGPLYNNRLDLHLTEAHKTAVIDSFTKNPPTEVAGIKVKEVGRKDGIKLYLEEGSWILLRPSGTEPLVRVYLETNSPEKLTTIAQEMESAIAKLE from the coding sequence ATGAGCGCTAGTAGCAAATCCAGCAAGATCAAATTTGGCACCGATGGCTGGCGGGGAATTATCGCCGATGATTTTACTTTTCCCAATGTAAGAAAAGTTACAAGAGCGATCGCTAGTTACCTGGAAACGGCCTATAGCAAAGACAGGCCAGTTCTAGTTGCCTACGATACTCGATTTTTAGCTGACCAGTTTGCCCAAACAGCCGCCCAAGTCTTGGCTGACTTGGGTTGGACAGTAAAAGTTACCGATCGGGATTGCCCCACACCAGTAATTGCCTACAACGCCCGCCACCTAAATTCAGCAGGGGCGTTGATGTTTACGGCAAGTCATAATCCTGCACCATACTGTGGGATTAAATATATCCCTGACTATGCTGGCCCTGCCACTCCAGAGATTACTGATACTATTGTGGCAAACATCGAAAGTGCATCGGATGAGCCGCCAAGTGGTAGCCCATCAGGTTCTATCTCTATTTTCGATCCGAAACCCGATTATCTGCAATTCATCTACACCCTAATTGATGTAGAAAAAATCAAAAGTGCCCAGTTAAAGGTAAAATACGACGCTTTGTATTCTACTTCTCGCGGTTATTTAGATGAAGTTTTGCAACAAAGTGGCGTGCAATTAGAAAGTTTTCACACCTGGCGAGATGTGCTATTTGGCGGTGGGATGCCAGAACCTAAAGGCGAACAACTCGTTGAGTTAGTCGAAGCAGTCCGCACCGATAAAGCAGATTTAGGTTTAGCAACAGATGGCGATAGCGATCGCTTTGGTATTGTTGACGAACAAGGTAACGTTCTTACACCTAACACTGTGCTGCTATTGCTAGCACGTCATTTAATCAAAAATAAAGGCAAAAGCGGCGCTATTGTCCGCACTGTAGCCACAACTCACCTTTTAGATAATTTTGCCGCTAAATACGGGCTGCCAATTTATGAAACAGCAGTTGGCTTTAAATACATTGGTGAAAAAATGCGGGAAACCACCGTATTGATTGGTGGAGAGGAATCAGGCGGTTTAAGCGTCATTGGGCATATTCCCGAAAAAGATGGCGTTTTAGCCGATATGCTAGTAGCCGAAGCGATCGCCTATGAAGGTAAGCCTCTGAGTCAACTAGTCAAAGAAGCGATCGCCGAAGCAGACGGCCCGCTTTACAATAATCGTCTGGACTTACACCTCACCGAAGCCCATAAAACCGCCGTCATCGACTCCTTTACCAAAAATCCGCCCACAGAAGTAGCGGGAATTAAAGTCAAAGAAGTTGGTCGCAAAGACGGGATTAAGCTTTACTTAGAAGAAGGTAGCTGGATTCTATTGCGTCCCTCAGGTACAGAACCTCTGGTGCGCGTTTATCTAGAAACCAACTCACCCGAAAAACTGACGACAATCGCTCAAGAAATGGAAAGTGCGATCGCTAAACTAGAGTAA
- a CDS encoding transglutaminase domain-containing protein, whose amino-acid sequence MSFALPTMTVSQMFGQRTIRPLSAAALGGIAFIKDTLIAIDTVKGHLLEIDPISDNSKILNPHQVQEFTEVTGLAVWEDALWVTRGKSVYRCKLNALGLEHFVTLPYPADGVAVWESTVYVSCQKLGYILIYEADSRKEITRFYAPGVGVENLAVSNDTLWVSDRTEQTVYSLDRATGEIQFSVLTPFDSPTGIAVHKDAETGKESLYVAYASEEPYIRDNPNADPNHELTYRDRTFIHPLHYHYEPEKRYALSNGYLIEMSYAEEIAPLEEVYLTDLEWRIALPSETERQKVKHVEPIGLPFTEEVIDGQRVAVFKFDTLTPGERHIFGWKAILEVRGIKYRITPKDVEDIPELSPEFETRYLVDDDDLAMDTTIVRRSARDAVGSETNLLRKMYNIRNYVYDELSYGIKPYIDTPDIVLERGVGSCGEYVGVLLALCRLNGIPCRTVGRYKCPPHGELQGVPLQPDFNHVWLEFYIPNIGWLPMESNPDDVGNAGPYPTRFFMGLCWYHIEIGKGIPFETISSQGVRLTKEDIPIGDLAINHIRFTILKELPPF is encoded by the coding sequence ATGAGTTTTGCACTCCCCACTATGACCGTTAGCCAGATGTTTGGGCAAAGAACAATTCGACCGCTTAGTGCTGCCGCATTAGGTGGCATTGCTTTCATTAAAGATACACTTATCGCTATTGATACTGTTAAAGGACATCTGCTAGAAATTGACCCAATATCTGACAATAGTAAAATTCTCAATCCTCACCAAGTTCAGGAATTTACTGAAGTCACAGGTCTAGCAGTCTGGGAAGACGCCCTTTGGGTAACTCGTGGCAAAAGTGTTTATCGTTGCAAGCTGAATGCTTTAGGTCTAGAACATTTTGTCACATTGCCTTATCCGGCTGACGGGGTTGCTGTTTGGGAATCAACAGTTTATGTCAGTTGTCAGAAGCTAGGCTATATCTTGATTTATGAGGCAGATAGCCGCAAAGAAATTACGAGGTTTTATGCACCTGGAGTCGGTGTAGAAAATTTAGCCGTAAGTAATGATACTCTCTGGGTGAGCGATCGCACAGAACAAACGGTCTACTCGCTAGATCGGGCTACTGGAGAAATTCAATTCAGCGTCCTCACACCTTTTGACTCGCCTACAGGGATAGCGGTACATAAAGATGCGGAAACAGGAAAAGAAAGCCTTTATGTCGCTTATGCCTCTGAGGAACCTTATATTCGGGATAATCCCAATGCCGATCCGAATCACGAGCTAACATACCGCGATCGCACTTTTATTCATCCCCTGCATTATCATTACGAGCCAGAGAAACGCTACGCCCTCTCTAATGGCTACCTCATCGAAATGTCCTACGCTGAGGAGATTGCTCCTTTAGAAGAGGTTTATTTAACAGATTTGGAGTGGCGAATCGCCTTACCTTCAGAAACCGAACGCCAAAAAGTTAAACACGTTGAACCGATTGGTTTACCTTTTACCGAAGAAGTAATTGATGGACAACGGGTAGCAGTATTTAAATTTGATACCCTCACCCCCGGCGAACGTCATATATTTGGCTGGAAAGCAATTTTGGAAGTCCGAGGAATCAAGTATCGCATTACGCCTAAAGATGTTGAAGATATTCCGGAACTTTCACCAGAATTTGAAACTCGATATCTAGTGGATGACGACGATTTAGCAATGGATACAACCATTGTTCGTCGTTCTGCTAGGGATGCTGTCGGCTCAGAAACTAATCTGCTGCGGAAAATGTACAACATCCGCAATTATGTTTACGATGAATTATCGTATGGTATTAAACCATACATTGATACCCCAGATATTGTTTTAGAACGGGGTGTGGGTTCCTGTGGTGAATATGTGGGCGTTTTATTGGCGCTGTGTCGTTTGAATGGGATTCCCTGTCGCACAGTAGGTAGATATAAATGTCCGCCGCATGGCGAACTACAGGGCGTACCCCTACAACCCGACTTTAATCATGTTTGGTTAGAATTCTACATCCCCAATATTGGCTGGTTGCCAATGGAATCGAATCCCGATGATGTCGGAAACGCCGGCCCCTATCCCACGCGCTTTTTTATGGGCTTATGCTGGTATCACATCGAAATCGGCAAAGGTATTCCTTTTGAAACCATTTCTAGTCAAGGTGTACGTTTAACTAAAGAAGATATCCCCATTGGCGACCTGGCAATTAATCATATTCGGTTTACGATTCTGAAAGAATTGCCGCCGTTTTGA